The sequence GATAGCCAGGCCAATAATTCCGGCACCAACGATATTGACATGCACAAGGGCACGCTTCCTTCCTACGGCGGCATGACCCGCATCAGGTGTAGCGGTCGGCTCGGTGCCCTCTCAGCCTGGTCAATTCAGGCTCCCGCGGATTACTGCGATTATAAGCATGAGCTAGCTCATAATGTCGAACTTTATTGCCACTAGTTCCGTCATCTTCTGTGATGTAGTTACTGGTATGGATTTTCAAGACTTCCCTGTAGCTCTTCGGCTTGATTCTTCGCTGGCCCAAGTCATCATCGACTTGGAGCAAGAACTGCTGGATCCAAGTCGCCGGAGCAGCGTCGAGGAATTGAAGCGGCTCTTGCATCCTTGGTTCCGCGAGGTTGGAGCCAGCGGACGGAACTATGACCGGGAGAGCATCATCGCCCAGCTGGCCATGGAACCCATTCGACAGTCGGGCCCGTTGAAGGTGGCGAACCCGGTGGCGTTGCAGCTGGCAGGGCACCTGGTGCTTTTGCGCTGGCACTTGCATGCCGAGGTGAGCAGCGAGCGCAGTTCGCTGTGGATCCTTGAGCAGGATCGCTGGCAGATGATCTTCCATCAGGGCACCACCAGCAGCGCACCGATCCCTGCTTCTACTCCAAAAGCTGAAGCGGCTGCGAGCGCAGGAGATGAATTTTGTGTGCGTCCACTTGAACCATCTGATGCAGCAGCGGTGTTCGAGGCATTTTCTTCAAACCCGGATATGAAGCGCCAAGGTGATGCCGATACCCTGCAGAAAGCTCACGCGTATGTCCAAGCGCTGCTTGAGGATAGGAAACGCCAGCGGGCACTGGCGGTGACCATCGAAGACCGGTTGGTTGGCTTGGTGTGCGGGACGGTGAACCAGTCCAATGAGAACGCGTGGGTTTGGTATTGGATGAACCAGAAGTACCGTGGCCGATCACTGGCTACCCGTGCTGTGGCGAGTTTGGTGGATTATCTTTTCGGCGAGTTAGGTCTCTACCGCTTGGAGCTTGGACTGCGGGCAAATAATGCCAGTTCAAAGCACGTGGCCGAAAGCAATGGTTTCCTGCGTGAGGGAATCGAGCGGGGCAAGTTCTTGGTGGATGGCAATCGCATTGATGTGTATACCTATGCTCGGTTGCGCACCGACCCGGCACCGGCAGTGAACGCGCTGCCGTGGAGCAGGCAACCGTAGCGTGCTGAAATTCAAAAAAGCCACGGAATCCAAAATTGGATTCCGTGGCTTTTTATCTGTCCCTCAAGTTCTGTGATTGATGGTTAGATACCAGGGGTTGACGATGGTGGCATCGTATTCGGGCCGTCGTTGTTCTTGCTTGCTTCCATCTTGGTCAGCGTGCGTGCGGCTGCATCGCGTCCGCCAAGTCCAAAGGCCAGCGCTGCTGCCAGTGCTGCACCGATGACAATTGCGCCGAAGGCCATGTTGATGATCGAATCGGCGATACCCATGTACTTCAGGCCCATCGCTACGAACAGCGCAATTGCTGTGTAGCGGATGATCTTTGAAGCGGTGGAGTCACCCAAGAACCGTCCGATGACATTGGCGATGACGAAACCTGCGGCAATGATTGCTGCGCCGAAGATGATCTTGCCACCCAGGGCCAGGATCTCGTTGAGGATGTTGGTGATCGCTGGGAAGTTCAGCATCTGAGCTGCCATCACGCCGAAGAACAGCACGATAGCGATCTTGACGATGCCGGCAATGATTCCCGATGCGCTCTTGCCTTCGGGAACAATGCCCCACTGGGCCACGACCGAGTCGGTACCCACACCGTGAAGAGTGGTTTCAAGCAACTGACCGACGAACTTGGCAATCAGGATACCGACTGCCAACAGAGCCAAGGCCATAATGACCTGTGGGATTGCGGTGAAGACCAGCTGCAGCATCTGCTGAGCAGGATCCGAAATTGCCGCGATTCCCAGTACCTGCAGGGCCGAAATTGCCACGACCAGCAAGATCAAGGCGAAGACGATGTTGGAAATGATGTCAACGATCTTCGCTTGGGATTCGCGTGACTGGACTCCATCTACAGGTTCGCCGCGCGGGGTGACTTTGCGGACCAAGCTGCTGAAGTCTACGGTTCCCAACGCGGTCTTCAATAGCTGGCGAACGATATTTGCGATCACGTAGCCGATGAAGAAGATGAAGCCTGCACCGATGAGGTTTGGAATGAAGGCCATTACGCCGCCGAGCAGACCCTGCACCGGCGAGAGGACTTCAGATAGTGCGAAGACTTGCAAGATTGCTACCAGGCCGAAGAGCCAGACAATCAACCCTGCAACCTTGCCGAGGGATTGGCCTATCTGCTCTCCGTCATTGCCCTGCTTTTGCAGGAACTTCACCCTAGTCACCAGTTTGGCTGCAGCCCAACGAACTATGCGCGCAACAAGCCACGTGATGATGAGGATGATTAGCGCGATGCCAACCTTTTGTAGCATCGACGCCCAGTCGATATTTCCTAAAACGTTCTCAGACTGCATTGCTGCTCCTTCAACGTAGGGACAATCCGACCCTACGATGAAGTTCCAACACTGACTAGGGCAAAGTCCAATACCCCCAGCTTGATTCAATAGACTTTCACAGGTTGAATTGCGAAAACCCTATGAAATATTAGTTGATTGCACGGAATCCGCAATATGTGCCCTATGCCACAACTGATTCACGCAATGTTAGAAAGTTCCACGCACAGCTAGAACCCCTGAATTGCCTTGGAATCTCTTGCAGATTCGGCCGTTGCCCTATATCAAGCTAAGAATTGCGAAAATTTCCCTACGCTTAGTCGATAACTTCGCTCTGCACGACGGCCCCAAGTTCAACCGTCCGTGAAACTGTGCAGTACTTGTCATGGGACAGCTTGACGATGCGTTGGATCATGCCAGCGGCTTTGCGTCCTTCTTCGGTATCCGGGAACTTCAGATCGAAACCAAGATGGATGTCTTCCATCCGGCTCGCAGAGTCTTCGGTGACCTTGTAGCCGCTGGCCTTGACTTCAAATTTCTCCGGTTCGCTTCTGCGCGTAGTTGCCACATCCACGTCGATGGAAGAGCATCCTGCAATGGCGGCAAGCAACAGCTCAACGGGGGTCAGCAGACCCTCGCCCTGGCCGAATTCAAGGCTGGCACCTGATTCAAGGCTGGTGGCTTTGTACTTGCGCGCTTCGAGGCGCTCGATGTTGACTTCACGGATTTCACGGCTATTTTCGCTCATGAAACTATGGTGCCACGATCTGGGGAGCAGATTATCCGTGGCGCAAGATGATGCGTTGCTCCGAAGCTTCTGCGTCCGAGGAAATCAGCTTGAATCCGCACGTGCCAAAAAAATCGATGGCGTGCCGACGCTGGCTATCGAGATGAACACTAACGCCCGGAGTGGTGGCAATGATTTGTTCCAGCAAGACTCGGCCCACGCCTTTTTGCCGATCACTGTGACTCACCCAGAGCAATTCAATCTGTGTCGGGCCCCAGGCAGCAAAGCCGACAATGCGCTGCCCTTGCTGCGCGATTCTAATGGACACCGATTGGCTGTAGATTGCCTCCAAAGCCACGGCCACGGCATCGATATCGGCCGCGGAGAGGAAATCTCCTCGCCGTTCCACCGAACCGCGCCATATGTCCAATAGGTCAGGCACTTCATCTACGCTTTCGAGCTCGCGCAGCACGAGTTCTTCTTCCATGCCTTATTCCTTCGTGCTCTGGCAACAACCGTACTTGCTGATTCGAAATGTAGCCGGATGCAAGCGATTACTCAAATTTCTCCGGCTCCTTGCGTACCTCGCGTTCTGGGAACAGGCCACGGATGTTGCCAATGCGGCAGGACCAGTCCTGCAGTTCGAAGGCTACTTGCTCGGGTTGCTCAAGATGCAAGTTATGCCCAGCAGGATCAAGCACCACCATGCGCATCGCAGGATAACGGTGCGCGAGCCGTTCTGGATCCTGATATCCGGTGACGTGGTCTTGTTTGCCGCACAGGATCGAAACGGGGATGTTCAGTTGGCTCTCGCGGTTCACGGGCAAAGTGTCCAGGACGTAGCGTCTGGAGAGCTTGGCCATGGCCCGCAAGTTCGCGCATTCCAAACCGGGCAGAACCCACGAGACGAAGCGCTTCCAGGTCTGGGGTGACTGAATCACGGCAACCTCTTGAAATAGCTGTGCCTGCTTCGGTTCAAGCTGGGCAATTAATTGCGGATCTTCCACGAGTACCTGTGCTTCGGGAAGGGTCCGCCTCGCGTTATCAGGGAAGACCGCCGGTGCCAGGAGGAATAGGCCTTGGACTTGGTTGGGGAAACGGTCGGCCATTTCCTGGCAGAGCAAACCTCCAAGGGAGTTGCCCAGCAGGGCGAACTTCCCAGTTCCCGCGATGCGCTTGATCCGTTCTTCCAGCCATGTCGCAAGCTCAGGCAATCCCCCGGTGCCATCCAGTGGCGGGCACGTACCGAAGCCGGGCAAATCAATAAAGTGCAGGTCGAAAATTCCGGCTTCTTCCAACACCGGCTCCAGCGGTTTGAGAATACGGTGGTCCACTCCATTGCCATGCACCAGGATCAACGGGATCTTGGCTTCTGGTGCTAACGGCATGGATTCTTTTCCTTCTGGTGCTGCTCGGTTCTCGTTGCGGCAATTCCTATCATCGCCTGTCCAACCACGTAGGTGAGCATAATCCAGAATCCCATTCCGGGGATGTCAAGGGTGGTGAAGGATCGTAAGGCGATCAAGGAATCGGATAGGAAGAATATCGCCCCGCCGCAGCCAGCGAGCACCCCCAGCCCAGTGCCGAAAATGGCCATCGCCGTCAGCGCCACTCCATAAATGAGCACCGGGACCAGCAGTGCCCCGGCCCCGGGCGCACACAGAAGCACTAAAACTGTGAATGCGCCGAGATATGGAGTTGTCATCCACCAGTGCCGCATTACGGAGGATCTCCAGTACCTGGCCAGCGCCGCGATGTAGAAGAACTGGGCGATGAGGAAGCTGCCGACCATGGCCAGGAATCCTTGGTCGCCCTCCATGAACCGTGGCAGGGTGTCACCTACCCACGAGAAGAGGACCGCGATCAGCACCAGCTTGATCAGTTTGCCGCGCTGTGCGCTGGTCAGCGCGATGATGATCGCGCCAAGCAGCGGCATCAGCATTATCTGCGTAACGTCGGCCAATATCCCTGCAGGTGCGAACAGCTGGGTGAGCAGATGGATTGCTGTGACGAACGCCATCGCCAGGACCAGCAATCTGGTGCGCGCACGGTTCGGTTCGGTTCCGCGGGCGCTTTGGCCGTGTGATTGTGCTGGCACGTTATTCCTTTTTGCGGGTCCTTGGGCTTTCTCGATTACCCTTCAGGCTGTTGGCAGCGGTTCCAAGATACAGAATTCATTTCCTGACGGGTCGGTGAAGACCTTCCAAGGAAGGGTTCCCCACTGCTGGTCGAGCTCTTCTCCGCCCAGCGAACGGACTGTTGCCAGCGCTTCATCCAAGCTCTCCCCTGCTTCAAGGCGCAAGTCGAGGTGGAGCGCATTTTTCCGCGAAGTTTTAGGCGATTCTTCTGGGACAAAGATCAGCTGCGGGCCGAGGCCGGATGGATGGGCCAAAGTCATTGGGATTTGGTTTACGATGTCCCACCCCATCAGCTTCGACCAA comes from Glutamicibacter arilaitensis Re117 and encodes:
- a CDS encoding GNAT family N-acetyltransferase, which gives rise to MDFQDFPVALRLDSSLAQVIIDLEQELLDPSRRSSVEELKRLLHPWFREVGASGRNYDRESIIAQLAMEPIRQSGPLKVANPVALQLAGHLVLLRWHLHAEVSSERSSLWILEQDRWQMIFHQGTTSSAPIPASTPKAEAAASAGDEFCVRPLEPSDAAAVFEAFSSNPDMKRQGDADTLQKAHAYVQALLEDRKRQRALAVTIEDRLVGLVCGTVNQSNENAWVWYWMNQKYRGRSLATRAVASLVDYLFGELGLYRLELGLRANNASSKHVAESNGFLREGIERGKFLVDGNRIDVYTYARLRTDPAPAVNALPWSRQP
- a CDS encoding mechanosensitive ion channel, which gives rise to MQSENVLGNIDWASMLQKVGIALIILIITWLVARIVRWAAAKLVTRVKFLQKQGNDGEQIGQSLGKVAGLIVWLFGLVAILQVFALSEVLSPVQGLLGGVMAFIPNLIGAGFIFFIGYVIANIVRQLLKTALGTVDFSSLVRKVTPRGEPVDGVQSRESQAKIVDIISNIVFALILLVVAISALQVLGIAAISDPAQQMLQLVFTAIPQVIMALALLAVGILIAKFVGQLLETTLHGVGTDSVVAQWGIVPEGKSASGIIAGIVKIAIVLFFGVMAAQMLNFPAITNILNEILALGGKIIFGAAIIAAGFVIANVIGRFLGDSTASKIIRYTAIALFVAMGLKYMGIADSIINMAFGAIVIGAALAAALAFGLGGRDAAARTLTKMEASKNNDGPNTMPPSSTPGI
- a CDS encoding OsmC family protein, yielding MSENSREIREVNIERLEARKYKATSLESGASLEFGQGEGLLTPVELLLAAIAGCSSIDVDVATTRRSEPEKFEVKASGYKVTEDSASRMEDIHLGFDLKFPDTEEGRKAAGMIQRIVKLSHDKYCTVSRTVELGAVVQSEVID
- a CDS encoding GNAT family N-acetyltransferase, encoding MEEELVLRELESVDEVPDLLDIWRGSVERRGDFLSAADIDAVAVALEAIYSQSVSIRIAQQGQRIVGFAAWGPTQIELLWVSHSDRQKGVGRVLLEQIIATTPGVSVHLDSQRRHAIDFFGTCGFKLISSDAEASEQRIILRHG
- a CDS encoding alpha/beta fold hydrolase; translation: MPLAPEAKIPLILVHGNGVDHRILKPLEPVLEEAGIFDLHFIDLPGFGTCPPLDGTGGLPELATWLEERIKRIAGTGKFALLGNSLGGLLCQEMADRFPNQVQGLFLLAPAVFPDNARRTLPEAQVLVEDPQLIAQLEPKQAQLFQEVAVIQSPQTWKRFVSWVLPGLECANLRAMAKLSRRYVLDTLPVNRESQLNIPVSILCGKQDHVTGYQDPERLAHRYPAMRMVVLDPAGHNLHLEQPEQVAFELQDWSCRIGNIRGLFPEREVRKEPEKFE
- a CDS encoding lysoplasmalogenase, with the translated sequence MPAQSHGQSARGTEPNRARTRLLVLAMAFVTAIHLLTQLFAPAGILADVTQIMLMPLLGAIIIALTSAQRGKLIKLVLIAVLFSWVGDTLPRFMEGDQGFLAMVGSFLIAQFFYIAALARYWRSSVMRHWWMTTPYLGAFTVLVLLCAPGAGALLVPVLIYGVALTAMAIFGTGLGVLAGCGGAIFFLSDSLIALRSFTTLDIPGMGFWIMLTYVVGQAMIGIAATRTEQHQKEKNPCR